In the genome of Candidatus Margulisiibacteriota bacterium, the window ATGAACCCGAACCACTATCTCTCGGTCGCCATCTGGTACCTGATGCAGAACCGGCCGAACTGGCCCGCCAACCTGAAAGTCGGCAAGACGCTGGTCAGCAGCAGCATGATCGATCGGGTCGTCGCCGGCCTCGGCAAAGAGCTCTACGAAGTGCCGGTCGGTTTCAAATGGTTCGTCCCCGGTTTGAGCGAAGGCTGGTTGGCGTTCGGCGGCGAAGAGAGCGCCGGAGCATCTTTCCTGCAGTTGGACGGCCAGACCTGGACGACCGATAAGGACGGTTTTGCTCTTGCCCTCCTCTCGGCCGAGATCCTGGCGAAGACGGGCCAGACCCCGTCGCAGATCTACCGCGACGTGCTGGTCAAGCAATACGGCAACCCGCTCTACAAACGGGTCGACGGCCCGATCACCGACGAGCAGAAAGCGGCGCTCAAAGCGCTCGATCCCGCTAAGATCACCGGCCAGGTTGCCGGCCTGAAGATCGTCAGCGTCCTGACCAAGGCGCCGGGCAACGGCGCGCCGATGGGCGGCGTTAAGGTCATCCTGGAAGACGGTTCCTGGTTCGCCATCCGTCCCTCCGGCACCGAGCCGAAAATGAAGCTCTACCTGGAAAGCTGGAGCGGCGAAGCGCTGCTGGCCCGGCTCCAGGCGGAAGCGCCGGCGCTGATATTTGGGGAAAAAGCGTAAGTCTGTTATAATGCTCCTTGATGTCAGGAGCAAATTTCGACCAGACCGACGAATATCAAGCGCTTTGCCGCCACCGGAGAGGGTTAGCGGCCGACCTGAAAGGGCTGTTCGCCCGCCGCTGCGTCAAGACCCCGCACCTCTATTACGATTATTCCCGCCAACTGGTGGATGAGACCGCCGTCACTCTCCTGCTCCGCCTGGCCGAAGCGACCGGCCTCCGGTCCAAGATCAAGGCGATGTTCAAGGGCGAGAAGATCAACGTCACCGAAGGGCGCGCCGTCCTCCACGTCGCCCTGCGCGATCCGGACCGCTACCCCGAGGTCAAAGAGGTCCTGGCGCAGGTCAAGGCGTTCGCCGCGCAGAACAAGCTGAACAATCTCGTCGCGATCGGGATCGGCGGCTCTTATCTCGGCCCGGAATACCTGGCCGAAGCGTGCGCCCCTTACGCCCTGCCCGGCAAGAAACTGCGCTTTGTGGCGAACGTCGATGGGACCGACTTCGCCCGGAAAACGGCGGGACTGGACCCGAAAGATACGCTGGTGATCATCATTTCCAAGACTTTCACCACCGCCGAGACGATGAAGAACGCGGAGACGGCCAAGGCCTGGATGCGGAAAGCGCTCGGCGCTTCACCCGAGGTCATCAAGCAACATTTTATCGCCGTTTCCACGGCGGCCGACAAGGTCAAGGCGTTCGGGATCGACCCGGCGAACATGTTCGGTTTTTGGGACTGGGTCGGCGGGCGCTACAGCGCCACGTCGGCGGTCGGCGCCGTGCCGCTCGCGCTTTATCTCGGTTACGATAACTTTGCCAAAATACTCGACGGGGCCCGGTGGCTGGATACCCATTTCCTGCACGCCGCGTTCGAAGAGAACATCCCGGTCCTCTCCGCCGTGCTCGATATCTGGAACATCAACTTTATGGGCTACAAGACGAGGGCCTTGCTCCCCTACTTCCAGTCCCTGGGCAGACTGCCGGCCCACACCCAGCAGGTCGAAATGGAGAGCAACGGCAAGCTGGTCGATAGCGAAGGGAAGCCGGTCAGATACGATACCGGCGAGGTAGTCTTTGGCGAACCGGGAACGAACGGCCAGCACTCGTTCTACCAGCTGCTGCACCAGGGGACCCAGATCATCCCGTGCGACTTTATCGGTTTTATCAAGCCGCAATACCCCCTCGGCGAAGCGTCACCGACCTCAGTGACCCATCACGAAGAGCTGATGACCAACTTCTTTGCCCAACCCGACGCTTTGGCGTTCGGGAAAAAAGACGATTACCTGCCGAAGAACTTTCCGGGGAACCGCCCGTCCAGTTCATTATTATTATCAGAATTGACCCCGTTCACCGCCGGATTACTGCTGGCCTGGACCGAACACCGGGCGGCGGCCAAAGGTTTTATCTGGGGGATCAACAGTTTCGACCAGTTCGGGGTCGAACTCGGGAAGAAGCTCGGGGTTGAGCACCGGAACCGGATCCTGGAAGCGCGCCAGACCGGCCGGCTCAACGTCCAGGGCTTGAACCAGTCGACGGCTGAATTGCTGATGGCTTTTATAAAGGGGAAACTGCCTACTTGATCAGGGCCAGGGCCTCGGAGCGAGCCTTGGCATCCCGCTGAAAAATACCGCGCACGGCGGAGGTGACCGCTTTCGTTCCCGGCTTTTTAACCCCGCGCATCGACATGCAGAGATGCTCCGCTTCGATCACGACCAGGACGCCTTGCGGCTTCAGCTTAGCCATTAAACAATCGGCCACTTCGCTGGTCAATCGTTCCTGGACCTGCGGCCGCTTGGCGTAACCTTCGACGACCCGGATCAGCTTGGAGAGGCCGGTGATCCGCCCCTTGGTCGGGATATAGACGACGTGCGCCCGGCCGACGAACGGGACGAGGTGGTGTTCGCAGATCGAGTAGAACGGGATGTCTTTTAACATCACCATCTCTTCGTGCTCGCCCTGCTGGAAGAGCGTCAGTTCCCGGCCGGGATCGACCGCCAGACCGGAGAAGAGGTCGGCATATAAGGCGGCCACGCGTTTAGGGGTTTCCTTAAGGCCTTCTCTGTCGGGATCTTCTCCTATAGCCTGTAAGATTTCCCGGACAGCTTTTTCTATTTTCTTTTGGTTGATCATTAGAATAGCCCCGTGATCTTGCCGTCGGCCGTGACGTCCATGTTCTCGGCCGCGGGGTGCTTGGGCAAGCCCGGCATCGTCATGATGTCGCCGGCGAGCGCGACGACGAACCCCGCCCCGGCCGACGGTTTCAGTTCGCGGATGGTTATTCTAAAGCCCTGGGGCCGGCCGTAGACTTTCGGGTTGTCGCTGAGCGAATATTGCGTTTTGGCGATGCAGACCGGCACGTTGCTCAAGCCGTTCTCGGCCAGCAAGGCGAGATCGGCCTGCGCTTTGGCCGTGTAGTCGACCCCGTCCGCCCCGTAGATCCTGGTCGCGATCAGCTCGATCTTGTCTTTGAGCGGTAAACCGAGGTCGTAAAGCGGTTTGAAGCTGGACGGGCCGGCAGCCGCCTGGGCGACCGCTTTGGCCAGCGCTTTCCCCCCCTTGCCCCCCTTGGCCCAAACGTCGGATTCTTCGGCCGGCACGCCGAGCCCCGCGCATTCCGCCAGGATCGCGGCGATCTCCTGGTCGGTGTCGTTCGCCTTGCGGTTGACCGCGATGACGACCGGGACGCCGAACAGCTGTAAATTCCCGACGTGCTTGGCGACGTTGGCGTAGCCGTGCCGCTCGATCGCCTGTTTGGTGACGACCAGGACGGCGGCCGACGGCTGGAGGCCGGCCGCCCGGCATTTAATGTCAAAGAACTTTTCCGCTCCCAGGTCGGTGGCGAACCCGGCCTCGGTAATGACGTAATCGGCCAGCTTCAGCGCCAGCCGGGTGGCGATCAGGGTGTTGCAGCCGTGGGCGATATTGGCGAACGGGCCGCCGTGGATAAAGGCCGGGCCCCCTTCGATCGTCTGGACCAGGTTCGGTTTAAGCGCGTCGAACATCAGCAGCGCCATCGCCCCCTGCGCCTTCAAGTCGGCGGCGGTGACCGGTTTCCCCTGGCGGTTGTAGGCGACGATGATCCGGCCGAGCCGGGCCTTCATGTCTTCCAGGTCTTTGGCTAAACAGAGGATCGCCATGACCTCGGACGAGGCGGTGATGTCGAACGTGCCGCGCAGGGCGCGGTCGTTCATGTCCATCACCCGGCGCCAGACGATCCGGTTCTCATCAATGCCGAGCTCGTTCCCCTGGTGGATATGGTTGTAGAGCATGGCGGTCAATAAATTATGGGCGGAGGTGACCATGTGCATGTCGCTAGTCAGATGGAGATTGATATCCTCCATCGGCAGGACCTGGGAGTAGCCGCCGCCGGCCGCGCCCCCTTTCATCCCCATGACCGGCCCGAGCGAAGGCTCGCGGATGCAGACGACGGAGTTCGGCAGGGCCTGGGCCAGGCCGATCGTGGTGGTCGTCTTCCCCTCGCCTTGCGGCGTCGGGGTCATGGCGGTGACCAGGACCAACTTCCCCTCTTTGGCTTTGGCCAGGTGCTTAAAGGCCTGGAGGTTGATCTTGGCCTTGTAGCAGCCGTGCAGCTCGACGTCGGCCAGGTTAAGCCCGGCTTGCTTGGCGACGTCGACGATCAGCTTCAGTTTCGCCTGCTGGGCGATCTCGATATCGGTCTTCATAGTTTTTCCTTGATCCGCTGGTAGATCCCTTCGCCCGTTAACCCGTATTTGGCCAGGACGTCTTCCCGCCGGCCGTGCTCGATAAAAGCGCTCGGCAGGCCGAGCCGCAACGTTTTGACGCTGACCTGCTCCTGTTCCAGCAGTTCCAGGACCGCCGAACCGAAGCCGCCATCCAGGCCGCCCTCTTCGACCGTGACGAGCAGGCCGGAATCTTTGGCACTATTTACGATCAGCTCCCGGTCGAGCGGTTTGACGAACCGGGCGTTGATCACCCGGCCGTTGCCGAAACGTTTGGCCGCTTCGATCGCCGGCGCGACCATGGAGCCGACGGCAATGATGGTGATCGGCGATTGGGAGCTGGGGAGCGGCGCCCGGTAAACGATCTCCCCCTTGCCGAGCGCGATCTCGGGTGACGATTTACGCTCGATCAGCTGGGCCGAGCCCCGCGGGTAGCGGAGGGAGATCGGGCCGGAATGGTTAACGGCAAACCCGAGCATTGGCGCCAGTTCCGCATCGTCACCCGGCGCCATGACCGTCATGTTCGGGATCGAACGGAGATAGGCCAGGTCGAGGATCCCGTTGTGCGTCGCGCCGTCCTCGCCGACGATCCCGCCCCGGTCGACGGCGAAAGTGACCGGCAGGTTCTGCAGGCAGACGTCGTGCACGATCTCGTCGTAAGCGCGCTGCAGGAAGGTGGAATAAATGGCGACGACCGGCTTGAACCCGCCGCGGGCCAGCGCGCCGGCGAAAGTGACCGCGTATTCTTCCGCGATCCCGACGTCAAAAAAGCGTTTGGGAAAAGCGTTGGCGAATTCCTCCAGGCCGGTGCCGTCGAGCATCGCGGCGGTCACGCCGACGATCTTGTTGTCCTGTTTGGCCAGGTCGTAGAGCGCCTTGCCGAACGCCTGGGTATACGTCACCTTGCCGTTGCCGCTCAGCGGCTTGCCGGAGCCGATCTCGAACGGGCCGGTGCCGTGGAACCGGGTCGGGTCTTTCTCGGCCGGCGGGTACCCCTTCCCCTTCTTGGTCAGGACGTGGACCATGACCGGGCCGGGTACCTCGCGGGCGTGGTGGAGCGTGCTCATGATCAACGGGATATTATGCCCGTCGATCGGGCCGAAATACTTGAAACCGAGCTCTTCGAAGATCACGTCGACCTTAAAGCTGACGACGATATGCTTGGTCCGGTCCTTGAGCTTGCGGGCCGCTTCGAACATCGAAATGCCGACCCGCGGGATCTTTTTGACCAGTTTCTCGATCCGGTTGCGCAGCTCGATATAGGCGCCGCTGGTGGAGACCTGCGTCAGGTAGTTGGAGATCGCCCCGACGTTCTTGCTGATCGACATTTCGTTGTCGTTCAGGATCACGATCATGTTGCTCCCCAGGTTGTTGACGTTGTTGATCGCTTCGTACGCCAGGCCGCCCGACAGCGAGCCGTCGCCGATCACCGCGACGACCGCGTGCTTTTCCCCCGCCAGGTCGCGCGCCTTGACCAGGCCGAGCGCCTGCGCGATGGAGGTCGACGCGTGGCCGACGGTAAAGATGTCGTGGGGGCTTTCCGCCCGGTTGGGGAAGCCGGAGACCCCCCCGGCCTGGCGGAGGGTCTCGAAGGAAGCGAGCCGGCCGGTCAGGATCTTGTGGGCGTAGGCCTGGTGGCCGACGTCCCAGACGAATTTGTCGCGCGGGCTTTCAAAAGAAGCGTGCAGGGCGACGGTCAGCTCCACCGCTCCCAGGCTGGAGGCGACGTGGCCGCCGGTCCGGGACGTGACCTCGACGATCTTTTGGCGGATCTCCCCGGCGACCTGCTCCAGCTGTTTGGTGGAGAGCTCGCGCAGCGTTTCCGGCAGTTTGATCTTATCGAGTAAAGTAGACATAGTGCGTGATCAGGGTAATGACGACGGCCAGGACGGCGCCGCAGAAGACCTCGATCGGATCGTGGCCCAGTACCTCCTTGAGCTTTTCCAGCCGGACCTTGCCGTTGGCGTAGATGTCGTCGATGATCTTGTTCAGCATCTCGGCCTGCTTGCCGGCCGCCCGGCGGACGCCGGTCGCGTCGTACATCACGATCAGGGCGAACACCAGCGAAATGGTAAAGAGCGGCGAGCTCCACCCCTGCGTCAGGCCGATCCCGAGCGTCAGGGAAGTGACCGAGGCCGAATGGGCGGAAGGCATGCCGCCGGCCTCGAAAAAGTGCCAGAAGTTCCAGTGCCCTTCGGTAAAGTAGTAGATCACGACCTTGATCGACTGGGCCAGGAACCAGGAAATAGTGACGGCGACGAAAGTGAAATTGCCGAGCAGCGCGAGTATAAAAGCGACCAGTAAGTCAAACAAGCTATTTGCTCCTTCCTTTCAAGATTACGGCCATTATCCTGAGGTCTTCCGGGGTCGTGACCTTCAGGTTCTCGTAGCTCCCCATCACCATTTTTACCTTGATGCCGAGCTTCTCCACCGCCATGGCGTCGTCGGTCACGTTGTCCCGGAGCTGGCCGTAGGCCTTTTTGATGATCGGCAGCGTGAAGGTCTGCGGCGTTTGCGCCGCCCAGAGGCCGCTCCGGTCGACCGTGCCGCTCTC includes:
- the folE gene encoding GTP cyclohydrolase I FolE, with the translated sequence MINQKKIEKAVREILQAIGEDPDREGLKETPKRVAALYADLFSGLAVDPGRELTLFQQGEHEEMVMLKDIPFYSICEHHLVPFVGRAHVVYIPTKGRITGLSKLIRVVEGYAKRPQVQERLTSEVADCLMAKLKPQGVLVVIEAEHLCMSMRGVKKPGTKAVTSAVRGIFQRDAKARSEALALIK
- a CDS encoding formate--tetrahydrofolate ligase, encoding MKTDIEIAQQAKLKLIVDVAKQAGLNLADVELHGCYKAKINLQAFKHLAKAKEGKLVLVTAMTPTPQGEGKTTTTIGLAQALPNSVVCIREPSLGPVMGMKGGAAGGGYSQVLPMEDINLHLTSDMHMVTSAHNLLTAMLYNHIHQGNELGIDENRIVWRRVMDMNDRALRGTFDITASSEVMAILCLAKDLEDMKARLGRIIVAYNRQGKPVTAADLKAQGAMALLMFDALKPNLVQTIEGGPAFIHGGPFANIAHGCNTLIATRLALKLADYVITEAGFATDLGAEKFFDIKCRAAGLQPSAAVLVVTKQAIERHGYANVAKHVGNLQLFGVPVVIAVNRKANDTDQEIAAILAECAGLGVPAEESDVWAKGGKGGKALAKAVAQAAAGPSSFKPLYDLGLPLKDKIELIATRIYGADGVDYTAKAQADLALLAENGLSNVPVCIAKTQYSLSDNPKVYGRPQGFRITIRELKPSAGAGFVVALAGDIMTMPGLPKHPAAENMDVTADGKITGLF
- a CDS encoding divergent PAP2 family protein, whose translation is MFDLLVAFILALLGNFTFVAVTISWFLAQSIKVVIYYFTEGHWNFWHFFEAGGMPSAHSASVTSLTLGIGLTQGWSSPLFTISLVFALIVMYDATGVRRAAGKQAEMLNKIIDDIYANGKVRLEKLKEVLGHDPIEVFCGAVLAVVITLITHYVYFTR
- the dxs gene encoding 1-deoxy-D-xylulose-5-phosphate synthase produces the protein MSTLLDKIKLPETLRELSTKQLEQVAGEIRQKIVEVTSRTGGHVASSLGAVELTVALHASFESPRDKFVWDVGHQAYAHKILTGRLASFETLRQAGGVSGFPNRAESPHDIFTVGHASTSIAQALGLVKARDLAGEKHAVVAVIGDGSLSGGLAYEAINNVNNLGSNMIVILNDNEMSISKNVGAISNYLTQVSTSGAYIELRNRIEKLVKKIPRVGISMFEAARKLKDRTKHIVVSFKVDVIFEELGFKYFGPIDGHNIPLIMSTLHHAREVPGPVMVHVLTKKGKGYPPAEKDPTRFHGTGPFEIGSGKPLSGNGKVTYTQAFGKALYDLAKQDNKIVGVTAAMLDGTGLEEFANAFPKRFFDVGIAEEYAVTFAGALARGGFKPVVAIYSTFLQRAYDEIVHDVCLQNLPVTFAVDRGGIVGEDGATHNGILDLAYLRSIPNMTVMAPGDDAELAPMLGFAVNHSGPISLRYPRGSAQLIERKSSPEIALGKGEIVYRAPLPSSQSPITIIAVGSMVAPAIEAAKRFGNGRVINARFVKPLDRELIVNSAKDSGLLVTVEEGGLDGGFGSAVLELLEQEQVSVKTLRLGLPSAFIEHGRREDVLAKYGLTGEGIYQRIKEKL
- the pgi gene encoding glucose-6-phosphate isomerase, translating into MSGANFDQTDEYQALCRHRRGLAADLKGLFARRCVKTPHLYYDYSRQLVDETAVTLLLRLAEATGLRSKIKAMFKGEKINVTEGRAVLHVALRDPDRYPEVKEVLAQVKAFAAQNKLNNLVAIGIGGSYLGPEYLAEACAPYALPGKKLRFVANVDGTDFARKTAGLDPKDTLVIIISKTFTTAETMKNAETAKAWMRKALGASPEVIKQHFIAVSTAADKVKAFGIDPANMFGFWDWVGGRYSATSAVGAVPLALYLGYDNFAKILDGARWLDTHFLHAAFEENIPVLSAVLDIWNINFMGYKTRALLPYFQSLGRLPAHTQQVEMESNGKLVDSEGKPVRYDTGEVVFGEPGTNGQHSFYQLLHQGTQIIPCDFIGFIKPQYPLGEASPTSVTHHEELMTNFFAQPDALAFGKKDDYLPKNFPGNRPSSSLLLSELTPFTAGLLLAWTEHRAAAKGFIWGINSFDQFGVELGKKLGVEHRNRILEARQTGRLNVQGLNQSTAELLMAFIKGKLPT